A stretch of DNA from Piliocolobus tephrosceles isolate RC106 chromosome 21, ASM277652v3, whole genome shotgun sequence:
ccttttccttttctctctattCCCTGCCTTTCTCATGCCCACCTCTTCCCCGCCTGGCACTATTCACATATCCCTTGTTCCATGTTATTTTCCTACCGCCTGTCTGCTCTCAGGTCTCAGCGGCGGTGGCAGCCGAGGTGCAGGATGCAAGAAGGCGCCCCCCGGCCGGGCTCCCGCTCCAGGCCTCGCTCCCCTGCGGCCCTCTGAGCCCACCATGGCCGTCCCACCGGGCCATGGTCCCTTCTCTGGCTTCCCAGGGCCCCAGGAGCACACACAGGTACGCGTTCAGCTGGCTCCTCACCTGCCTGGTGGTAGGGGGAGGCTGGGGATAGAAGGGTCTCCAGACCAAAAGGTAGTGTGGTTGCCCAAGACAGTCTCCTGGGCACATAATGGGTCCCATGGGATTAGAAAATAACAGAGGAGTTCTCAGGCAGAGTCAGGGTTTGGAGAGGTTGGGTTCAAATCCTTACCCAGTGGTTAAATTACTTAGATTCTCCATActtgagttttctattctgtgaaaTGAGGCCAATAATGATACCTACCTCACacggttgttgtgaggattaaatgagttaatgccaTGCATGTAGAATGCTTAGAATGGTGCCTGGTGCATAGTAAATACCCAGTAAATGCTCACTAAGAAAAGTTCAGAGTGAAAGATCTAGAGGGGGTGAATGGGGGGGGGGTTGAGTCTAAACGGTCTTGAGGCCAAGAGGCATGGGTGGTGCAGGGCAAAGCTCTCCAAGGCTGGAGGCAGTGAAGGCAGTGACATGCAGAGCTTGAAGCAGGATGGAGTGGGAGGTCCAGGGGCCGGATCCTGATCCAAGAGTCTTGGGGTGAAAGAACTGTGCAAAGAGTTGGTGGGGGTATGGGTTGGGGCCCAAGGGATGAGGGTAAATTGAGATGGAGGAACTTCAGAGGATACCCAGAATGGCTGGCTTCACAGTGAAGAATGGGGAGGAACAGAGCCCAGGTTTTCCATATGATCTCTCCCACTGAGGTTCGGAAAGGAGTAAAGATGAGGGGTGAAAGGTCGGGGTTCACTCATTCACATCACAGGTCTGAAAGAGTATCCATTGTGTACCAGGCCCTGCTTTAGGCACCGGAGGTACagtaagaacaaaagaaagtCTCAGCCCTGGGGGAGTTTCTTTCCTAAACGGGTGGAGCAAATACAGACAGCAACCAAATACATGATGCGCCAGCAGCCCTTATAGTTCTTCCCCTTGAGGTTGGAGGTAAAGGCCCGTCCTCAgtgcccacccccaccctgcacTGCAGGTATTGCCTGATGTGCGGCTACTGCCTCGGAGGCTGCCCCTGGCCTTCCGAGATGCAACCTCAGCCCCGCTGCGTAAGCTCTCTGTGGACCTCATCAAGACCTACAAGCACATCAATgaggtgggcaggggctgggggatcCTGGGCTGGGTGCCAAGGGTCTTGGCTGCTGGCATGAGTCACTCACCGGTCCCCATctcctggctggctggctgggcaGGTATACTATGCGAAGAAGAAGCGGCGGGCCCAGCAGGCGCCACCCCAGGATTCGAGCaccaagaaggagaagaaggtCCTGAACCATGGTTATGATGACGACAACCATGACTACATCGTGCGCAGTGGCGAGCGCTGGCTGGAGCGCTACGAGATTGACTCGCTCATTGGCAAAGGCTcctttggccaggtgtgggacaCCCCCCTCTCACACCCTGATCCAAGGCCCCACTAACACTGACCACACACCCAGTGGTTCAGTGGCTTCAAATCCCATGCTGGGCCACTCACCCTAGCCCACTTAgtttccctgtgcctcagttgcctTTTCTGTAAAACAGTTTAAATAACAAGACTCAACATAAGGTGGTTATGTTATTTCACGTCCAGCGTTTCCACCAGGGCCTGACTAATGGCGTGCACTGAACTGCGAAGTGTGCATAGTGTTCTCAGTGGGCCTCCTTGCCTGGAGAGAGAATGGTGCCTGGCTCTGCCCTGCTCCCACCCCTTTCTTGACATGCCCTGCCCCAACAGGTGGTGAAAGCTTATGACCATCAGACCCAGGAGCTCGTGGCCATCAAGATCATCAAGAACAAAAAGGCCTTCCTGAACCAGGCCCAGATTGAGCTGCGGCTGCTGGAGCTGATGAACCAGCATGACACGGAGATGAAGTACTACATAGGTGAGGCCCGGGACTGGCAGGGCTATGGGCACCTGGGATAGCGGGAGCTGGAGCCAGTAGGGATGGGTCACACCCCTGCCCCACCGTCAGGAGGAGGCTGATATCTTCAGAGCAGGGTTTGATCTGTGCTTCACTGAcatcagtgattctcctgctgcttttatgatttttgtcctATTTACTTGGTAGTGGTCAGAGGTTACTGAGTGCTCACCAAGGGCCAGGCTCTTTTGGAAGCGCTTTATGTAAGTTAACTCACCACAGCCCATAAGGGGAAGGGCATTATTACCAACATCTTGAAGATGAGAAACTCGGGCTTCCATCCTAGTTTCTTcttcaataaaacaaacaaaaacaatcaaaaaaaggggctgggcgcgtggctcacgcctgtaatcccagcattttgggagaccgaggtgggcggatcatgaagtcaagagatcgagaccattctggccaacatggtgaagccctgtctctactaaaaatatgaaaaaattagcttgatgtggtggcgggcgcctgtagtcccagctacttgggaggctgaggcaggagaatcgcttgaatcttagaggcggaggttgcaatgagccaagaccatgccactacactctaacctggtgacagagcgagactgtatcttaaaaaacaaacaaacaaaaaaccaaacaacaatgacaaaaacaaaggaaaaaaaacccaagcATTCAAGTGCTGTCACTTGGATGGAGGGGGCGGTTTGTACTAATTGAGCTATAATTTGATGAGGCTGTGGACTCCAGAGCTGTTACTCTTAACATCTGTGCCAGTCTTTCTCCTCCCTTAAACTGATTCCTCTTAATGGACATAAACATCACAACATAATCATAAACAGCAAGtggattttaaaatggttttgtttGAAAGGAAAACGTACATCcttaaagtaaatggaaaactaGTGTCCTTTGCCACAAAAATGAATACAAGGGAGATGAAAGCAGTGTTACGAAATTAAAGGAGGAAGTGTAGAATGTGTTAGAGCTAGTAGTAACTAATGAAACTTTCTCGTTTGTTTAATTGGAGGGTTTGACAGAGACGTGGAAAGAACGTTAACTTCCTGTGTGAATCTAGTTGTTTGTTAGATAAAAAGATGTTGACTAGCAGATGGTACCCGTGGGCACAGCACATGTGGCTAGTGATCAAAGAGTGTTGTATGACCCCAGGCCACCACCTGCCCTCTCTGAGCCATTTCTTCTCTGGCCCATTTTCTCCCCTCCCTCGCAGTGCACCTGAAGCGGCACTTCATGTTCCGGAACCACCTGTGCCTGGTGTTCGAGCTGCTGTCCTACAACCTGTATGACCTCCTGCGCAACACCCACTTCCGTGGCGTCTCACTGAACCTGACCCGGAAGCTGGCGCAGCAGCTCTGCACGGCACTGCTCTTTCTGGCCACGCCTGAGCTCAGCATCATTCACTGCGACCTCAAGCCCGAAAACATCTTGCTCTGCAACCCCAAGCGCAGCGCCATCAAGATCGTGGACTTTGGCAGTTCCTGCCAGCTTGGCCAGAGGGTACGGGGCAGCCCAGTCCTGGGAGCAGGGCTAGTGCTTTGGGTGAGGCAGGGCCAACGGGAGGCTTAGAGGCGGGGCTTGGCTGGGATGGGATTATTAGGAGCTGCTGGAAGTGAAGGATAGCGCTTGGGGCGGGGGTGTGGATATACTGCCCACTAGGATGGGGAGGGTGAAGCCTGAGGGGGCAGGGCTCGTTTTGAAGCTGCCAGATGTGAACAGGGTAAAGTTGGGTTGGGTTTGAGCCCTGGGTGCTGCTTCACTAAGTTTTTGTATTCTGTGTTCTTAAAGCTGGGGATGGAGGGGGAAGGCTTCAACTTTGCAGCTCTGTGTGAGCTGCCACTAAAAATGACAATAGTATAGGGTTTGTGGAATGTCAGCCTCTGCCTGGTGACCCAGAAAGGCCTAGGATCAGGGTTGGGGGTGGAGATCAGGGTCTCTTTAGGCCAGCAGGCTCCCCAGATTGATAAACAAGATGGCACCAGTGGCTCCCAGAAAACTGGTGCTGATAATGGCAGGATTTGGAGCCTCAGTCCCCATTTTGTCAGCAAGAGGCCTGTCCTTAGTTGGGTCCTCTTACCTTGGGGGTGTCAGTGGGACCAGTAGGGGAGGCTGGGACCCTTGACGATGACCCTTTTCCCAGATCTACCAGTATATCCAGAGCCGCTTCTACCGCTCGCCTGAGGTGCTCCTGGGCACACCCTACGACCTGGCCATTGACATGTGGTCCCTGGGCTGCATCCTTGTGGAGATGCACACCGGAGAGCCCCTCTTCAGTGGCTCCAATGAGGTGTGCCCCCAGGAAGGGGTGTGCTGGAGGTGGAGGGGGTGGAGCCTGGCTGGCCTGATGACCCTGACTCCCACCTGCTCACAGGTGGACCAGATGAACCGCATTGTGGAGGTGCTGGGCATCCCGCCGGCCGCCATGCTGGACCAGGCACCCAAGGCTCGCAAGTACTTTGAACGGCTGCCTGGGGGTGGCTGGACCCTACGAAGGACAAAAGAACTCAGGAAGGTGCGGCCCCTGCCCCACACCACTCCTCCCACCCCGTGGCCCCTCACTCACACTTGGGGCTCTCTCCCCCTGCTCCCTCTCCCTTgtgtctttcccttccttcctgcccccTTTATctgtcctttccttcctcccctgcccaccccatCTCCCATCTCTCCTTCCCACCCCACAACTCTTCTTAgcttttctttccactttctctcctgtgcctctgtttccccatgtGTGTCTCCCTGCCCCTCCTGCCCACTGACGGCCACTCTCTTgccccccctcccaccccctccctgcCAGGATTACCAGGGCCCCGGGACACGGCGGCTGCAGGAGGTGCTGGGCGTGCAGACGGGCGGGCCCGGGGGCCGGCGGGCGGGGGAGCCGGGCCACAGCCCCGCCGACTACCTCCGCTTCCAGGACCTGGTGCTGCGCATGCTGGAGTATGAGCCTGCCGCCCGCATCAGCCCCCTGGGGGCTCTGCAGCATGGCTTCTTCCGCCGCACGGCCGACGAGGCCACCAACACGGGCCCGGCAGGCAGCAGTGCCTCCACCTCGCCCGCGCCTCTCGACACCTGCCCCTCTTCCAGCACCGCCAGCTCCATCTCCAGTTCTGGTGGGTGCCCAGGTGCCCAAATGGGGTACAACAGGGGTGGGGGCTGCTCAGGTTTGGCCTGTCCTAGGGAACCTCGTTACTGGGTCTTCACACAAGAGCTCTGAAACTGTCTGATCCTGAACTCTAAGATGACATGTGGGATGGGAGAGCTCCAACTGGCCCTGACACAATCTCTGAAATTGGGCTTGAGCTCAGATCCCTGAAACTGGTTCTGACTCTAAGACCCAAAACTGAATTCCAATCTAAAATCTCAAAATTGGGCCTGGTTCTTCAGATGGGCTCTGATCTTGAAGCCTGAACCTGAGCCTGGGCCACGAGCTTCACTCAGCCATCCCAAAACCCACTTGCTATCTTCTCTCACCTTATGCCCCTTCACCTCTCCTCCCTGGCACTTCCAGGAGGCTCCAGTGGCTCCTCCAGTGACAACCGGACCTATCGCTACAGCAACCGATATTGTGGGGGCCCTGGGCCCCCTATCACAGACTGTGAGATGAACAGCCCCCAGGTAATGAAGCTTTGGGGGCTTTGGAGGTGGGCGGTGGTGCCTGGGGCTTAAGGACTGGGGTCTCCATCATCCATGGCTCCTTTGCTTTTTTAGGTCCCACCCTCCCAGCCGCTGCGGCCCTGGGCAGGGGGTGATGTGCCCCCCAAGACACATCAAGCCCCGGCCTCTGCCTCATCACTGCCTGGGACCGGGGCCCAGTTACCCCCCCAGCCCCGATACCTTGGTCGTCCCCCATCACCAACCTCACCACCACCTCCGGAGCTGATGGATGTGAGCCTGGTGGGCGGGCCTGCTGACTGCTCCCCACCTCACCCAGCGCCGGCCCCCCAGCACCCGGCTGCCTCAGCCCTCCGGACTCGGATGACGGGAGGTCGTCCACCCCTCCCGCCTCCTGATGACCCTGCCACTCTGGGGCCTCACCTGGGCCTCCGTGGTGTACCCCAGAGCACGGCAGCCAGCTCATGACCCTGCCCCCTCCCTGGGGCCCCTCCTGAAGCCATACCCCCCCCATCTGGGGGCCCTGGGCTCCCATCCTCATCTCTCTCCTTGACTGGAATTGCTGCTACCCAGCTGGGGTGGGTGAGGCCTGCACTGATtggggcctggggcagggggGTCAAGGAGAGGGGTTTGGCCGCTCCCTCCCCACTAAGGACTGGACCCTTGGGCCCCTCtccccctttttttctatttattgtaccAAAGACAGTGGTGGTCCGGTGGAGGGAAGACCCCCCCTCACCCCAGGACCCtaggagggggtgggggcaggta
This window harbors:
- the DYRK1B gene encoding dual specificity tyrosine-phosphorylation-regulated kinase 1B isoform X1, which encodes MAVPPGHGPFSGFPGPQEHTQVLPDVRLLPRRLPLAFRDATSAPLRKLSVDLIKTYKHINEVYYAKKKRRAQQAPPQDSSTKKEKKVLNHGYDDDNHDYIVRSGERWLERYEIDSLIGKGSFGQVVKAYDHQTQELVAIKIIKNKKAFLNQAQIELRLLELMNQHDTEMKYYIVHLKRHFMFRNHLCLVFELLSYNLYDLLRNTHFRGVSLNLTRKLAQQLCTALLFLATPELSIIHCDLKPENILLCNPKRSAIKIVDFGSSCQLGQRIYQYIQSRFYRSPEVLLGTPYDLAIDMWSLGCILVEMHTGEPLFSGSNEVDQMNRIVEVLGIPPAAMLDQAPKARKYFERLPGGGWTLRRTKELRKDYQGPGTRRLQEVLGVQTGGPGGRRAGEPGHSPADYLRFQDLVLRMLEYEPAARISPLGALQHGFFRRTADEATNTGPAGSSASTSPAPLDTCPSSSTASSISSSGGSSGSSSDNRTYRYSNRYCGGPGPPITDCEMNSPQVPPSQPLRPWAGGDVPPKTHQAPASASSLPGTGAQLPPQPRYLGRPPSPTSPPPPELMDVSLVGGPADCSPPHPAPAPQHPAASALRTRMTGGRPPLPPPDDPATLGPHLGLRGVPQSTAASS
- the DYRK1B gene encoding dual specificity tyrosine-phosphorylation-regulated kinase 1B isoform X2, which gives rise to MAVPPGHGPFSGFPGPQEHTQVLPDVRLLPRRLPLAFRDATSAPLRKLSVDLIKTYKHINEVYYAKKKRRAQQAPPQDSSTKKEKKVLNHGYDDDNHDYIVRSGERWLERYEIDSLIGKGSFGQVVKAYDHQTQELVAIKIIKNKKAFLNQAQIELRLLELMNQHDTEMKYYIVHLKRHFMFRNHLCLVFELLSYNLYDLLRNTHFRGVSLNLTRKLAQQLCTALLFLATPELSIIHCDLKPENILLCNPKRSAIKIVDFGSSCQLGQRIYQYIQSRFYRSPEVLLGTPYDLAIDMWSLGCILVEMHTGEPLFSGSNEVDQMNRIVEVLGIPPAAMLDQAPKARKYFERLPGGGWTLRRTKELRKDLVLRMLEYEPAARISPLGALQHGFFRRTADEATNTGPAGSSASTSPAPLDTCPSSSTASSISSSGGSSGSSSDNRTYRYSNRYCGGPGPPITDCEMNSPQVPPSQPLRPWAGGDVPPKTHQAPASASSLPGTGAQLPPQPRYLGRPPSPTSPPPPELMDVSLVGGPADCSPPHPAPAPQHPAASALRTRMTGGRPPLPPPDDPATLGPHLGLRGVPQSTAASS